The Alnus glutinosa chromosome 8, dhAlnGlut1.1, whole genome shotgun sequence DNA segment TGTATAGGCAGTGGGGGAGTCAAATGCTGTGATATCTTCTGCGTAACCATGGCAAATTTCATCTTCTCTTCCCCAAACACTTTTTGAAGCGGTGGATCACATACAAAGAAGGAAGGATCATTTGGGTTCTGCAACTTCCTAGCCTTCACATAGTGCCAAATAGCAGCAATAATTCTTGGGCGTGTCTCCACCTCAATTCCAAGAACTTCAGTCAAAGCCGGTGAAAGTTTAAATTTCTCAGGAACATAGTTCATTTCCAGTCTTATTATTGCAGTGAATTCCTTATCACCTTTTTTCTTCACTTCAAATCCCTCATGAAGAACAGGCGACCGAGCACTCTCCCACAGAATTACATGGTTATCTGGATAGAGGCTTTGGTCCAAGTATATggtaattttcttgaaaaatgatgaAAACTTTGAGTAAGAAGACCTCGTTTTCTGCGTCATTCCAGCCAGCAAAGGATCCTTTCCATCTTCCAATATCCTCCCAATTATCTTAAGTGACCAAGAAGGAGGCTCTGCATTCTGCTTCTCAGGAGTTGTTTGCGTCTGATTTGAGAAGGTGTTGAAAACATAAATCCGGAGTGTTTTCTGAACACGGGAAGGGCTTTTAAGGGACTCCTGAATGTCAATCTTCTTTCTTGCCAAAGCAGCATCAACCCGAGCCTCCAATTCAAGCATTTGCGTATAAAGAGCAGACTCTGGCAGAAGTGCAGCCACTTTGTCAGGTATTTGCTTCTCGGGTAACTTCCGCTTCTTTCTACGGGCAGCTGGGGTCAGCTCCATGGTCTTATATGGTGAACCCGTGTTGGCATTGGATGAACCCGGAGGCCGAGAAGGCGGCTTTTGAGCCGTCCTCTTGGCACTCCCAGTACCAGGCGTCGGAGCAGAAGGCGTTGGCACGGCTACATTACTAGTGTTTCCAGTATGCAACTGGGCTTGAGCTTGTAACTGAGCTTGGAATTGGGCATGGGCAGCCTGAGCTTGGGCTTGAGCATGAGCCTGTGCATACGCTAGCGCCTGAGTCTGAGGCTCAGACAGCTGAAAGTGGCCTGGAAAGTGAGACCCACCTTGTGTTTGAGCTTGTGACTGAGAGAGAAGATGGGGTTGGTGGTTCACGGGCATAGATTGTGGAACTGTCCCAGAATTGCCAAAAGGGATTGGCGCCCCGACATTCTTCTTGGGGTTATTATTATTCATTGAAATCGCTGTCTAACACCCAACCTAACAATCCAAATCCTTTAGGGACCAAAATACACCATCAAAATCCACAAAACTTTAAATTTAAGCCTCTCGAAGCCCTAACTCAAGCATACTAAACCCAAAATTCAAGCTTCATTTTGCCCAATTAAACTTTAACCGATATTTTCAGCAATCAAGGATTAAATTCAGCGTACACCGTGAAATTTCCTGAATTCCAAAAAAGAATTCCCACACGGCGCCGTTTTCGTACCTTTTTTTACAGAACCCTAGCTTCACAAGCAAAACCCAGATCTAGAATCATAAGCTGAGCACAATGAACCCCAACGAGTTGCCTTGAAACTTAAACTTCAATTCAAAAAACGAAGCTAATTacgaaaaaataatatgaatgaTAGACAAACTCATACACATGTGAGGGAAAAAATATGTTAAAGAGTAAGCGAAACGTTCTTACTGGTCCGTTTCGCTCCGCTTCTCGTTGTCTCTGCTTAGAGATCGCCAACGAAGCCGGAGTGGTTCTCTTCCTCGgggagctctctctctctcgcgcaCTGGTATTTTCAATTGTGGTAGTGACGAAAGTGCCCTCGTTTAAAGTGACAAATTTCTAACGAGGAAAGCCCAATTCGAATACATATGGGCTTCCATTTTGGCCCAATCCAAATAAATATTGGGCCAGCCCAAGCCCACCCACACACAATATAAACACGTAAACCCTAGCGCCAACACTTTTATATCTCTGAGACCCTCTGACCTCGTTTTCCTTTGGCTGGGATTTTGGGAAGGCAGCGTCGAACAGAGTCAGAAGCCATGGTTAGTTTCTCTGCTAATCGATTTTGGGTTCTCTTTGTTTAAGCATTTGGAAAGTGCTTTTCTTGTTTGTTGAAtcagaaaaacaaataatagtaaTGAAGGCAAACTTTGCTTCTCAAAAGCTTTGGCTTTTGCTCTTGATTTCTCATTGGATGTGTTGTATTGAATTTTCAGGTGAAGTATTCGAGGGAGCCTGACAATCCCACCAAGTGTAAGttgatttttaagtttttttagcTTTTCAATTCTAGTTTTATTCTATCTTATTTGGGTATTTGTTTGGTAGCTGAGAAAATGCTGGATAATGAAGAAAGCTTATAT contains these protein-coding regions:
- the LOC133875344 gene encoding SWI/SNF complex component SNF12 homolog translates to MNNNNPKKNVGAPIPFGNSGTVPQSMPVNHQPHLLSQSQAQTQGGSHFPGHFQLSEPQTQALAYAQAHAQAQAQAAHAQFQAQLQAQAQLHTGNTSNVAVPTPSAPTPGTGSAKRTAQKPPSRPPGSSNANTGSPYKTMELTPAARRKKRKLPEKQIPDKVAALLPESALYTQMLELEARVDAALARKKIDIQESLKSPSRVQKTLRIYVFNTFSNQTQTTPEKQNAEPPSWSLKIIGRILEDGKDPLLAGMTQKTRSSYSKFSSFFKKITIYLDQSLYPDNHVILWESARSPVLHEGFEVKKKGDKEFTAIIRLEMNYVPEKFKLSPALTEVLGIEVETRPRIIAAIWHYVKARKLQNPNDPSFFVCDPPLQKVFGEEKMKFAMVTQKISQHLTPPLPIHLEHKIKLSGNCPAGSTCYDVLVDVPFQLEKDMSAFLSNTERHKEIDACDELICASIKKIHEHRRRRAFFLGFCLSPAEFINALIASQSKDLKLAAGDASHNSEKERRSDFYNQPWVEDAVIRYLNRKAAGSDAPGST